In Spirosoma agri, one DNA window encodes the following:
- a CDS encoding MFS transporter, whose translation MDIPLEEPVLTRSLHPSLVWLMAITCGLTAANLYYNQPLLVTIGRSFQVSDHWASLLATAPQVGYTLGMLLLVPLGDRLERKRLIVGLSLGAVACLILSATAPSYGVLLGVSVLLGGCSAVPQLVLPMAVQLTHPAERGRIIGRIMSGLLLGILLSRTVSGYLGAQLGWRTVYAGAAGVGLVLTGLLSWKLPTNPPAFLGSYAALMRSLAVLVRELPLLRRSALVGGSIFGAFSVFWTTLVFYLESPAYQYGSAVAGSFGLVGALGALVAPLAGTWVDKYGSDKVITFGIGLTLLAYLVLGCAGSLLAGLIVGVILLDSGVQAAHVANQTLIFSLRPEARSRLNTVYMTGYFAGGSVGSVLGGLAWTHGGWTGVCAVGASCLILALVLHRSLGNQTRI comes from the coding sequence ATGGATATTCCCCTTGAGGAGCCGGTGTTGACCCGCTCGCTTCACCCATCGCTGGTTTGGCTAATGGCCATCACCTGCGGATTGACGGCGGCCAACCTGTACTACAATCAACCCTTGCTGGTCACCATCGGCCGGAGCTTTCAGGTCTCCGACCACTGGGCCAGCCTACTGGCCACGGCTCCCCAAGTAGGATATACGCTGGGCATGCTCCTGCTGGTGCCCCTGGGCGATCGGCTGGAGCGCAAACGACTGATCGTGGGGTTGTCACTGGGAGCGGTGGCCTGCCTGATCCTGTCGGCCACGGCCCCTAGTTATGGCGTACTGCTGGGTGTAAGCGTGTTGCTGGGCGGATGTTCGGCGGTACCGCAGTTAGTGTTGCCGATGGCGGTCCAGCTCACCCATCCCGCCGAACGGGGCCGCATCATTGGCCGGATCATGAGCGGATTGCTGCTGGGTATTCTTCTGTCCCGAACAGTGAGTGGTTACCTGGGTGCTCAGCTGGGCTGGCGTACGGTATACGCCGGAGCCGCCGGTGTCGGGCTGGTGCTGACCGGTCTGCTGAGCTGGAAACTGCCGACTAATCCGCCCGCCTTCCTGGGCAGTTATGCCGCGCTGATGCGCTCGCTGGCCGTCCTCGTTCGGGAGCTGCCCCTCCTTCGCCGTTCGGCCCTGGTGGGGGGAAGCATTTTCGGGGCCTTCAGCGTTTTCTGGACCACATTGGTGTTCTACCTGGAGAGCCCGGCTTACCAGTACGGTAGTGCCGTAGCCGGTTCGTTTGGCTTGGTGGGGGCGTTAGGGGCACTAGTGGCCCCCCTGGCGGGTACCTGGGTAGACAAATACGGGTCCGATAAGGTGATTACCTTCGGCATCGGTTTGACGCTGCTCGCCTATCTGGTACTGGGTTGCGCCGGGTCTTTGCTGGCTGGCCTGATCGTGGGGGTTATCCTGCTCGACAGTGGGGTACAAGCCGCCCATGTAGCCAATCAAACACTCATTTTTTCACTGCGTCCTGAAGCACGCAGCCGGCTCAATACGGTATACATGACGGGCTATTTTGCCGGGGGCTCGGTGGGCTCAGTTTTGGGCGGTCTGGCCTGGACGCATGGTGGCTGGACCGGTGTGTGTGCCGTTGGCGCATCCTGTCTGATACTGGCACTGGTCCTGCACCGGTCCCTGGGCAACCAGACCAGGATTTAG